Proteins encoded in a region of the Labeo rohita strain BAU-BD-2019 chromosome 22, IGBB_LRoh.1.0, whole genome shotgun sequence genome:
- the slx4 gene encoding LOW QUALITY PROTEIN: structure-specific endonuclease subunit SLX4 (The sequence of the model RefSeq protein was modified relative to this genomic sequence to represent the inferred CDS: inserted 2 bases in 1 codon; deleted 1 base in 1 codon), with the protein MDDSDQDFTDLCSRLLKRVRKKGPGSGDEKRSAAKDEEPSSPSSKRNPLKRRKKTRDASKTEINSKINGRTQTVTLETGDASQPVPKVSGTEKVKDVVIRRMQRFKRNSPERLQHAHTNQTTTELDGNCPTPAGIRHSEDVSGDEALALQLQQELDREARASGNVEDEGLFFCQLCQKDLSAMSPSLRTQHINRCLDASESSAPSASHHSQPRPRVPECPICGKSFQSEKSRSAHLKRCSTDLGVKPNDLVLALRRQAAETPSDSTTNQSQQIVSGTTARKDGIPVKKKTRRKAQKLDEDTMMALALSRSLLEQEMEKKRELEEEREMLAQLSSPPATVAPVLHWKPGAGKGRGKRRKGASPVHPPLLLIQDPQTALNRLQERVSSLLLHSRPPSPPTPTLSASALPLHSHAXPLWDKSALRGGGPDSISEFYTSELSNFIQPWVAPEREKVKSLEVTPVKKPPAVSSDSVQEKLLDQSPAQHRTTRPLTPCSGTPGSQALQDLVELAEEGMTLTQYGYTASAPTGDKSVKDSAVNELPSSGFVPETNDKKTPKKSSVYVLKLASDLSSMVNNPQLSDVQLQVDSGDVFFTHSFMLYTRCPLLANMVHDSGFGVQEEGMPVAQRVLLGNVLGEAVLALLQYLYTAHCPLTDTLLPHMQELADRFGLPELQQQCEEYSGSVEENPRGMFPDPEPHLGDQEDQKMAESNFLELLQSMWQHGDSEEEDDFKETAGEERDMEEEQETGDGEEEDRVDEEELDEIYEFAATQRKMETMLETATETEEEEGDANASLGNEKKDKGKEKNESESLSEKSAGSCHSNKQGVDGTEAAMVTSPNPDLETERVCLIPELDENTDPDASLDKSYDHLFSQSVGEYMEPSQTPASCSQQQQNKPSRTPQLNKPAPFRPSCVSEVIDLSISPPPSSNVSGETSFPMPGVSPVPHEGENRSPLTKGNSGSQRIENPKSPSESQSKQVELIVLSDSGDEMEVDGGHSAEHAFESPSEPPQTFTSYACKVSENSFKESGSQGLASKQVNASKQVETRIEAKSDHSEQRSPGIANESAFDGSAEVSWLIPATPVPSTRCSSAQTCISMRRTQLFPKSSSSSSSSSVSDSLKPASFGSSIKPVPLPKFHKSDQSPSKELRSTDTDCSPGYQRPLHHLRLSQVPSTDVSHSSHIDTVMRRPTQGVPKPSSSTPLHSDSSLQRQIPFGSPMVDDCEVRLRHSKDNSRSFGSQVKVGLMSLQLSSSSSSKTPEKMQSSSPPQGCSSPSTNSQSYSCPERSRESENNGIEGMELGENPNQSVEELVEIGENSFCDMDGFGRGVGEENSNQSVEELVEIAGNSLNDMDEPKRRDESPNQSVDENDDIAGNSCDIDGSRRGVVEENPNHSVDEVVAAGNSYCEMDEPPIAFDDSWGLNGGVGSQKPRFSLRLDSSEGTVSPPGLESKGPMFTSPLASGACNKTPDPSPGPLNHSLPHPDMWDDWEEEEVAPLPLSQRLAAPSAKRVAELKTPVACRKRDKAPLVPITPMPGFSDMDTPELKNRLNRFGVRPLPKKQMVLKLKEIHHYTHQLQSSESEEETSGPQRPPNASNSRSALLSFKQPTAPSSVSPVKLLPSEEDELLSASQNSNTSSTAESDRSNPELCVSEDDDSDNEGITASQAVVREKDKLLAVRQFILSDPKLYAQVLQYQPLSLAELQSSLKAAGIRLGAAKLLDFLDSQCITFSTAKQGQNASSRRKRRVKTATNAAGAAGRGRKKSSKPNGGIA; encoded by the exons ATGGACGACTCGGATCAGGACTTCACCGACCTGTGTTCTCGTCTCCTCAAAAGAGTGAGGAAGAAAGGACCAGGATCAGGAGATGAGAAAAGATCAGCAGCCAAGGATGAAGAGCCATCCTCACCCTCTTCTAAACGAAACCCTCTTAAGAGGAGAAAGAAGACCAGGGATGCTAGTAAGACTGAAATAAACAGTAAGATCAACGGCAGGACTCAGACTGTGACGTTAGAGACTGGTGATGCTTCCCAGCCTGTTCCTAAAGTGTCAGGCACTGAGAAGGTCAAAGATGTAGTGATCCGGAGAATGCAGCGGTTTAAGAGAAACAGTCCTGAGAGGCTCCAGCATGCACACACCAACCAAACAACCACAGAGCTTGATGGAAACTGTCCCACCCCTGCTGGGATCCGGCACTCTG AGGATGTGAGCGGTGATGAAGCCCTGGCTCTTCAGCTGCAGCAGGAGTTGGACCGTGAGGCTCGGGCCTCTGGAAACGTAGAAGATGAAGGATTGTTCTTCTGCCAGCTCTGTCAGAAAGATCTGTCAGCCATGAGCCCCTCGCTACGTACTCAGCACATCAACAG ATGTCTAGATGCAAGCGAGAGCAGCGCTCCTTCAGCATCCCATCATTCACAGCCCAGACCACGGGTTCCAGAGTGTCCCATTTGTGGAAAGAGTTTTCAGTCGGAAAAAAGCCGTTCTGCCCACCTAAAGCGTTGCTCGACTGATTTGGGTGTGAAACCAAATGATCTTGTCCTGGCTTTAAGGAGACAGGCTGCTGAGACTCCAAGCGACAGCACTACCAATCAGTC ACAGCAAATAGTTAGTGGTACCACAGCTAGGAAGGATGGCATTCctgtaaaaaagaaaacgaGGAGGAAAGCCCAGAAGTTGGATGAGGACACCATGATGGCACTGGCTCTGTCCCGGTCTTTACTCGAGCAGGAAATGGAGAAGAAGCGAGAGCTGGAGGAAGAGAGGGAGATGCTGGCTCAGCTCTCCAGTCCTCCTGCAACTGTGGCTCCTGTCTTACATTGGAAACCTGGTGCAG GTAAGGGCCGTGGGAAGAGAAGGAAAGGAGCGTCTCCTGTCCATCCACCACTTCTTCTCATACAGGACCCTCAGACAGCACTGAACCGTCTACAGGAGCGGGTTTCATCTCTTCTGCTTCATTCCAGACCCCCTTCTCCACCAACACCAACTCTCTCCGCTTCCGCTCTCCCTCTTCATTCTCACGC CCCCCTCTGGGACAAAAGTGCTCTTCGTGGAGGAGGACCAGACTCAATTTCGGAGTTCTACACCTCAGAGCTTAGCAACTTTATACAGCCATGGGTTGCACCAGAG AGAGAAAAGGTTAAGTCTCTTGAAGTAACTCCAGTCAAGAAACCTCCAGCTGTGAGCTCAGATTCAGTCCAGGAAAAGCTTTTAGATCAGAGCCCAGCACAACACCGGACTACCCGTCCTCTCACCCCCTGTTCGGGTACACCAGGCAGCCAGGCTTTGCAGGACCTGGTGGAGCTTGCAGAGGAAGGCATGACCCTCACCCAGTATGGATACACAGCATCTGCGCCCACAGGGGACAAGTCAG TTAAGGACAGTGCTGTGAATGAACTTCCCTCGAGTGGATTTGTTCCAGAGACTAATGACAAGAAGACACCCAAGAAATCCTCA gtgTATGTTTTAAAGCTAGCGTCAGATCTGAGCAGCATGGTGAACAACCCTCAACTCAGCGATGTGCAGTTACAGGTAGACAGTGGGGACGTTTTCTTCACGCATTCGTTTATGCTGTACACACGATGCCCCCTGCTGGCCAACATG GTTCACGATTCAGGTTTTGGCGTTCAGGAGGAGGGCATGCCTGTCGCACAGAGGGTGTTGTTGGGTAACGTGCTTGGGGAGGCAGTACTGGCCCTCCTGCAGTATCTTTACACAGCCCACTGTCCTCTGACAGACACACTTCTGCCACATATGCAAGAGCTTGCCGATAG GTTTGGTTTGCCTGAGCTGCAGCAGCAGTGTGAGGAATATTCTGGAAGTGTGGAGGAAAACCCAAGAGGCATGTTTCCAGACCCTGAGCCTCATCTCGGAGACCAAGAAGACCAGAAAATGGCTGAAAGCAACTTCTTGGAGCTCCTCCAATCAATGTGGCAGCATGGGGACAGCGAAGAAgaggatgattttaaagagaCTGCCGGAGAGGAACGAGACATGGAAGAGGAGCAAGAGACAGGTGATGGAGAGGAAGAGGATCGGGTGGATGAGGAAGAGCTTGACGAGATCTATGAGTTTGCAGCGACACAAAGAAAGATGGAGACGATGTTGGAGACTGCAACCGAGACCGAGGAAGAGGAGGGAGATGCAAATGCATCCCTTGGAAATGAGAAGAAAGATAAAGGGAAGGAGAAAAACGAGTCAGAATCCCTCTCAGAGAAATCTGCCGGCAGTTGCCATAGTAACAAACAAGGCGTGGATGGGACGGAGGCTGCCATGGTAACAAGTCCAAACCCCGATTTGGAGACTGAGAGAGTTTGTTTGATTCCAGAATTAGATGAAAACACAGACCCGGATGCCAGTCTGGATAAAAGTTATGACCACTTATTCTCCCAGTCTGTAGGGGAATACATGGAACCGTCACAAACGCCAGCATCCTGCTCtcagcaacaacaaaacaagCCATCGCGCACACCACAGCTAAACAAACCTGCCCCATTTCGCCCGTCGTGTGTCAGTGAGGTGATTGACCTGTCTATAAGCCCTCCACCAAGCTCAAATGTGTCAGGTGAGACTTCCTTCCCAATGCCTGGAGTGTCTCCTGTTCCTCATGAGGGTGAAAATAGATCTCCACTAACAAAAGGCAATTCAGGATCCCAGAGAATTGAAAACCCCAAATCCCCTTCAGAATCTCAAAGCAAACAGGTTGAGCTCATTGTGCTCTCAGACTCCGGTGATGAAATGGAAGTGGACGGTGGCCACAGTGCTGAACATGCTTTCGAATCTCCCTCAGAACCTCCTCAGACGTTCACAAGCTATGCTTGCAAAGTCTCAGAGAATAGTTTCAAAGAATCTGGATCCCAAGGCCTGGCCAGCAAACAGGTAAATGCTTCTAAGCAGGTGGAGACTCGTATAGAAGCCAAGTCTGACCATTCAGAGCAGCGTAGCCCTGGGATTGCGAATGAAAGCGCGTTTGATGGCTCTGCTGAGGTTTCCTGGCTGATTCCAGCCACTCCGGTACCGTCCACACGCTGTAGCTCTGCCCAGACCTGCATCAGCATGCGTCGAACCCAACTCTTCCCCAAGTCATCatcctcttcttcctcttcctccgtCTCGGACAGTTTGAAACCTGCTAGCTTTGGTTCTTCAATCAAACCGGTACCCTTGCCCAAATTCCACAAATCAGATCAGAGTCCTTCTAAAGAACTTCGTAGCACTGATACGGATTGTTCTCCAGGTTATCAGAGACCACTTCACCATCTAAGACTGTCTCAGGTTCCTTCAACAGATGTTTCTCACAGTTCCCACATTGACACCGTCATGAGACGTCCAACACAGGGTGTCCCCAAGCCCTCAAGTAGCACTCCTCTCCATTCAGACTCTTCCTTACAGCGTCAGATCCCGTTTGGCTCCCCTATGGTTGATGACTGTGAGGTTCGGCTTAGGCATAGTAAAGATAATTCTAGATCCTTCGGTAGTCAGGTGAAGGTTGGGTTAATGTCTCTACAACTAAGTTCTTCATCCTCTAGTAAAACACCTGAGAAGATGCAAAGTAGCTCCCCTCCGCAGGGATGCTCCAGTCCGTCTACAAACTCTCAAAGCTACAGTTGTCCAGAAAGATCAAGAGAGAGTGAGAACAATGGGATAGAGGGAATGGAATTGGGAGAGAATCCAAATCAAAGTGTTGAAGAATTGGTGGAGATTGGGGAAAACTCTTTTTGTGACATGGATGGGTTTGGAAGAGGAGTTGGAGAAGAGAATTCAAATCAAAGTGTTGAAGAATTGGTGGAGATTGCGGGAAACTCATTAAATGACATGGATGAGCCAAAGAGAAGAGATGAAAGTCCTAATCAAAGTGTTGATGAAAATGATGATATTGCAGGAAACTCCTGTGACATAGATGGGTCTAGAAGAGGAGTGGTAGAAGAGAATCCAAATCATAGTGTTGACGAAGTGGTGGCTGCAGGAAACTCATATTGTGAAATGGACGAGCCTCCTATAGCGTTTGATGACTCCTGGGGTTTGAATGGAGGGGTTGGAAGCCAGAAACCCCGTTTTAGTCTACGACTTGACAGCAGTGAAGGTACAGTCAGTCCACCAGGTCTCGAGAGTAAGGGACCAATGTTCACATCTCCTCTTGCATCTGGAGCTTGTAATAAAACTCCTGATCCAAGTCCAGGTCCTTTGAATCACAGCCTACCTCATCCTGACATGTGGGATGATTGGGAGGAGGAAGAGGTGGCTCCCCTTCCACTTTCTCAGAGATTGGCAGCTCCCTCTGCCAAGAGAGTTGCTGaactgaagactccag TTGCTTGCAGAAAGAGGGATAAAGCACCACTGGTGCCCATCACTCCCATGCCAGGCTTCTCTGATATGGACACACCAGAGCTCAAAAACAGACTTAACAG GTTCGGCGTGCGCCCGCTCCCCAAGAAGCAGATGGTTCTGAAGCTGAAAGAGATCCATCACTACACCCACCAGCTGCAGAGCTCAGAGTCAGAGGAGGAGACCTCTGGACCCCAACGCCCCCCAAATGCCTCCAATTCCCGATCTGCTCTGCTCTCCTTTAAGCAGCCAACAGCGCCCTCTAGTGTCTCACCTGTGAAACTACTACCAAGTGAAGAAGATGAGCTTTTATCAGCCTCACAAAACTCAAACACATCCTCCACTGCGGAGTCTGACAG GTCAAACCCAGAGCTGTGTGTGTCCGAAGACGACGACTCGGACAACGAGGGCATCACGGCGTCTCAGGCTGTCGTGCGCGAGAAGGACAAACTCCTCGCAGTTCGTCAGTTCATCCTATCCGATCCCAAACTGTACGCGCAAGTGTTGCAGTACCAGCCTCTTTCCCTGGCAGAGCTGCAGTCCAGCTTGAAAGCGGCAGGCATCAGGTTAGGTGCTGCTAAACTGTTAGACTTTCTGGATTCTCAGTGCATTACGTTTAGTACGGCCAAACAGGGCCAGAATGCATCTTCCCGCAGGAAACGACGTGTGAAAACGGCAACCAACGCAGCTGGTGCAGCCGGAAGAGGGAGGAAAAAAAGCAGC AAACCCAATGGAGGAATTGCATGA